AGAATATTTTAAAAAGAGATATCAGAACCCTTATTTCAGACAGCCGTTAAAAACGGTAATCATGGTAATTTTTGGATCACGGAATTAGGAGCATCGCAAATTATTTTCCGAATTTAATTAAAAAATCCTCCTGCCATTCTGTCACAATATTTTGTATCTTTGCAAATTAATTCAAAAGTTTGAAGTTTTAAAATTTAATGTCGGGAACTTTGGGCTTTTATCGTTTGGAACTTAAACAGAGACTATCGTGCAGGAAAAATATATAGACGAAACAAAACAGGGTGAAGCTTTTGCAATTGCGGAGCGGGACGGCAATTCCAAGAAATTATTCTTAGAAAGCTACGGCTGCCAGATGAACTTTTCGGATTCCGAAATTGTAGCTTCTATTCTTAATGAACAGGGGTACAACACAACACTTAAGATAGAAGAAGCGGACCTTATTCTGCTGAATACCTGTTCTATCCGTGAAAAAGCGGAGCAGACCGTAAGAATGCGCCTTTCCCAGTTCAAAAACCTGAAGAAAGAAAGACCGCATATGACGGTCGGCGTCCTCGGGTGCATGGCCGAAAGGCTGAAAACCAAGTTCCTGGAAGAAGAGCAGCTGGTTGATTTAGTAGTCGGCCCGGATGCATACCGGGATTTGCCTAACCTTCTAAAAGAAACAGAAGACGGAAGGGATGCGATCAATGTGATTCTTTCGAAAGAAGAAACCTATGCAGATATCAACCCGGTCCGTCTGGGAGGGAACGGCGTAACTGCTTACGTAACCATTACAAGGGGCTGTGATAATATGTGTACGTTCTGCGTGGTTCCGTTTACAAGAGGCCGAGAAAGGAGCCGGGATCCACACTCGATTTTAGAAGAATGCAAAGATCTTGGGCGCAACGGATACAAGGAAATTACCCTTTTGGGACAGAATGTAGACTCGTACCTCTGGTATGGAGGCGGGCCGAAAAAAGATTTTGCCAAAGCCTCGGAAATGCAGCAGGCAACCGCTGTAAATTTTGCCCAGCTGCTTGATCAGGTGGCTAAAGCAGTACCTGAAATGAGAATCAGGTTCTCCACTTCCAACCCTCAGGATATGAGCCTGGATGTATTCAGAATGATTGCAAAACATGATAACATCTGCAAATATGTTCATTTACCGGTTCAGAGCGGAAGCAATAAGATGCTGGAAGCCATGAACAGGCAGCATACCCGTGAAGAATACCTCGACCTCATCAGAAAAGCCAAAGAAATTGTTCCGGACATTGCATTTTCCCAGGATATGATTATCGGATTCTGCAGCGAAACGGAAGAAGACCATCAGGATACCCTAAGCTTAATGAGAGAAGTGGAATATGACTACGGTTATATGTTTGCCTACTCGGAAAGGCCGGGAACCCCTGCCCATAAAAAAATGGAAGACAATATTCCGGCTGACGTAAAACAGAGACGCCTGGCGGAAGTCATTGCATTACAGGGTGACTTGTCAAGAAACCGTATGAAATCATATGTGGGAAAAACCCATCAGGTTCTGATTGAAGGAATTTCCAAAAAGAATAAAAATCAGTGGAAAGGCAG
The sequence above is a segment of the Chryseobacterium sp. JJR-5R genome. Coding sequences within it:
- the miaB gene encoding tRNA (N6-isopentenyl adenosine(37)-C2)-methylthiotransferase MiaB translates to MQEKYIDETKQGEAFAIAERDGNSKKLFLESYGCQMNFSDSEIVASILNEQGYNTTLKIEEADLILLNTCSIREKAEQTVRMRLSQFKNLKKERPHMTVGVLGCMAERLKTKFLEEEQLVDLVVGPDAYRDLPNLLKETEDGRDAINVILSKEETYADINPVRLGGNGVTAYVTITRGCDNMCTFCVVPFTRGRERSRDPHSILEECKDLGRNGYKEITLLGQNVDSYLWYGGGPKKDFAKASEMQQATAVNFAQLLDQVAKAVPEMRIRFSTSNPQDMSLDVFRMIAKHDNICKYVHLPVQSGSNKMLEAMNRQHTREEYLDLIRKAKEIVPDIAFSQDMIIGFCSETEEDHQDTLSLMREVEYDYGYMFAYSERPGTPAHKKMEDNIPADVKQRRLAEVIALQGDLSRNRMKSYVGKTHQVLIEGISKKNKNQWKGRNSQNAVCVFDMLEGQKIGDIVNVFVFDNTQGTLLGETVSK